CAAGTGTAAGGTCGGAAAAACCGACTATCGAGGAGACCCCATGACGTTGGTGGTCAGCACACTCGTCTCGCTCGACGGAGTGGTCGAGAGCCCGTGGCAGTGGGCGATGTTCGACGACGCGGCCCGGCAGCACTCGCTCGACGAGCTGGCCTCCTACGACGCGTTCCTGCTCGGCCGGCGCGCGTACGACGACCTCTCGCGCAGCTGGGCCCCGCTCTCGGGCGACCCCTACATCGACGCGATCAACGCGATGCCGAAGTGGATAGTCACCCACCGGGCCGACGATCTGGGCTGGAACTCCAGGGCACTGACCGGTGACCCGATCTCGTCGATCGCAGCTCTGAAGGAGGCTAGCGTCCGGCTGATCAAATACGGGGTCAGCGACGTGGACACCGACCTGATCCGCGGCCGGCTGGTCGACCGCTACGACTTCATCTACAGCCCGACCGCGGTGGGCGCCGGCCGCCGGTTGTTCGAGAACGTCGACACCACCGGCCTGAGCCTGTCGCTGACCGACTCGCTGCGCTTCCCCAACGGCGCGGTGAAGCTGCACTACGAGACGGCCTATGCCTGAGCGCCCAGGCTGCTGCCACCGTCGACGACTGCGACGTTGCCGGTGACGTGGTCCTGCTCCAGGAACGCCAGATAGGCTTTCGCGACGTCGTCGGGCTGGGCCGCGGACGCCAGCACATCCTCCGGT
This genomic window from Cryptosporangium phraense contains:
- a CDS encoding dihydrofolate reductase family protein — encoded protein: MTLVVSTLVSLDGVVESPWQWAMFDDAARQHSLDELASYDAFLLGRRAYDDLSRSWAPLSGDPYIDAINAMPKWIVTHRADDLGWNSRALTGDPISSIAALKEASVRLIKYGVSDVDTDLIRGRLVDRYDFIYSPTAVGAGRRLFENVDTTGLSLSLTDSLRFPNGAVKLHYETAYA